One part of the Arachidicoccus terrestris genome encodes these proteins:
- a CDS encoding DUF445 domain-containing protein: MFITMASSITPDRTKEWQLKKHKTLATFCLVLMAVIYLLMVFMMKKSPQAWMGFVRAFAEAGVVGALADWFAVTALFHHPMGLPIPHTNLIERRKAAIGSNLGGFVVDNFLNPAALRPYFEKLDVATMAGNYLAASGNRSLLLEEIMKMATELLENTDDEAAAGFLKDKGQDLLETVRLGPTLGSALDMLVAQGQDQRLMDYLLEKLKIYIAENEDLVRARVKKESGFLVPGFVDNMLANRITVGLANYVHEIHETPDHPLRKEIRGRLSALSSDLRHTDKYEADLQQLKAGLISPSQLQGYAMMAWQYLKDMLLQELSYHPKSGQTTKLSRYIDRQILELSDRLKTDATMAEKVNNWTRINAYRLTLRNRQRVGELISRTVGGWQGKDLSEKLELEVGKDLQFIRINGTVVGGLVGLLIYSLTLLL; encoded by the coding sequence TTGTTTATAACAATGGCCTCCTCCATAACCCCGGACCGCACAAAAGAATGGCAATTAAAAAAGCATAAAACCCTCGCGACTTTTTGTCTGGTCCTGATGGCCGTAATCTATCTTTTGATGGTCTTTATGATGAAAAAAAGCCCTCAGGCTTGGATGGGCTTTGTGCGCGCCTTTGCGGAGGCCGGCGTTGTGGGAGCCCTGGCAGACTGGTTTGCGGTGACGGCTCTTTTTCATCATCCCATGGGTCTGCCCATCCCGCATACCAACCTGATAGAAAGGAGAAAGGCTGCTATTGGCAGCAATCTTGGTGGTTTTGTGGTAGATAATTTTTTAAACCCCGCTGCTTTGCGGCCCTATTTTGAAAAGCTGGACGTGGCAACCATGGCGGGCAATTATCTGGCTGCCTCGGGCAATCGCAGCCTGTTATTGGAAGAAATAATGAAGATGGCCACAGAACTGTTGGAAAATACAGACGATGAAGCGGCTGCCGGGTTTCTGAAAGACAAAGGACAGGATTTACTAGAGACGGTCCGGTTAGGCCCAACCTTGGGTAGTGCGCTGGATATGCTGGTCGCGCAGGGACAAGACCAGCGTTTAATGGATTATCTCTTGGAGAAGCTGAAAATCTATATCGCAGAAAATGAAGATCTGGTACGGGCCCGTGTGAAAAAAGAAAGCGGTTTTCTGGTCCCGGGTTTTGTCGACAATATGCTGGCGAATCGCATTACGGTTGGGCTGGCCAATTATGTACATGAGATCCACGAAACGCCCGATCATCCTTTGAGAAAAGAGATACGTGGCCGGTTAAGTGCTCTTTCATCCGACTTAAGGCACACTGATAAATATGAGGCTGATCTTCAGCAGCTGAAAGCCGGATTGATTTCGCCTTCACAACTGCAGGGGTATGCCATGATGGCCTGGCAATACCTCAAGGATATGCTGCTGCAAGAGCTTAGCTATCATCCCAAGAGCGGACAAACAACCAAGCTGTCCCGTTATATCGATCGCCAGATCTTAGAACTTTCTGATCGCCTGAAAACGGACGCCACAATGGCCGAAAAGGTTAACAATTGGACCCGGATCAATGCTTACCGGTTAACTTTACGTAACAGGCAACGTGTCGGAGAACTCATCAGCAGGACGGTGGGCGGCTGGCAGGG